One window from the genome of Pseudonocardia hierapolitana encodes:
- the folP gene encoding dihydropteroate synthase: MGILNVTPDSFSDGGRWLDREQAVAHGVAMRDAGADLVDVGGESTRPGAPRVEPQTELARVLPVVRELVAEGVRVSIDTTRATVAEAAVEAGAAVVNDVSGGLADPTMGKAVASARVPWILMHWRGHSDRMNTLAHYGDVVADVRDELSARVDAAVAAGVEPTRLVLDPGLGFAKTAAHNWALLRRMDVLVELGFPVLVGASRKRFLGTLLADEQDVPRPTAGRDVATAAVSALAAHRGAWGVRVHDVVGTLDAVRVAAAWDGTAER; the protein is encoded by the coding sequence ATGGGCATCCTCAACGTCACGCCGGACTCGTTCTCCGACGGGGGCCGGTGGCTCGACCGCGAGCAGGCCGTCGCTCACGGGGTGGCGATGCGCGACGCGGGCGCCGACCTGGTGGACGTCGGTGGGGAGTCCACGCGGCCCGGCGCACCCCGCGTCGAACCCCAGACCGAGCTGGCCAGGGTGCTCCCGGTGGTGCGGGAGCTCGTCGCCGAGGGTGTGCGCGTCAGCATCGACACCACGCGGGCCACGGTCGCCGAGGCCGCCGTCGAGGCCGGGGCGGCCGTCGTCAACGACGTCTCCGGCGGGCTGGCCGATCCCACGATGGGCAAGGCGGTGGCGTCGGCGCGGGTGCCGTGGATCCTCATGCACTGGCGCGGGCACAGCGACCGCATGAACACCCTCGCCCACTACGGCGACGTCGTCGCCGACGTGCGCGACGAGCTGTCCGCGCGTGTGGACGCGGCCGTTGCCGCCGGGGTGGAGCCCACGCGGCTGGTGCTCGACCCGGGGCTCGGGTTCGCGAAGACCGCCGCACACAACTGGGCGTTGCTGCGCAGGATGGACGTGCTCGTCGAGCTGGGGTTCCCGGTGCTCGTCGGAGCGTCCCGCAAGCGGTTCCTCGGCACGCTGCTCGCCGATGAACAGGATGTGCCGCGCCCGACGGCCGGCCGGGACGTCGCCACGGCCGCGGTGAGCGCGCTCGCGGCCCACCGCGGTGCGTGGGGCGTGCGGGTGCACGATGTGGTCGGCACGCTCGACGCCGTGCGGGTGGCGGCGGCGTGGGACGGCACGGCAGAGCGATAG
- the folB gene encoding dihydroneopterin aldolase, whose protein sequence is MADRIELRGLRVRGHHGVYEHERRDGQDFVVDITVWMDLTHAARSDRLEDTIDYGAMAQRAAAIIGGPPCNLIEAVAGRVADDVFADLRVQTVEVVLHKPQAPIPLEFADVAVVARRTRAVGRGRVVPA, encoded by the coding sequence GTGGCGGATCGCATCGAGCTGCGCGGGCTGCGAGTGCGGGGGCACCACGGCGTGTACGAGCACGAACGCCGCGACGGCCAGGACTTCGTCGTCGACATCACCGTGTGGATGGACCTCACCCACGCGGCCCGTTCCGACCGGCTCGAGGACACCATCGACTACGGCGCGATGGCCCAGCGGGCCGCCGCGATCATCGGCGGGCCGCCGTGCAACCTCATCGAAGCCGTCGCCGGGCGCGTGGCGGACGACGTGTTCGCCGACCTGCGGGTGCAGACCGTGGAGGTCGTGCTGCACAAGCCGCAGGCGCCGATCCCCCTCGAGTTCGCCGACGTCGCGGTCGTCGCGCGCCGCACCCGCGCGGTCGGCCGGGGGCGGGTGGTTCCCGCGTGA
- the folK gene encoding 2-amino-4-hydroxy-6-hydroxymethyldihydropteridine diphosphokinase has translation MTRAVLSLGSNLGDRFAHLRSAVTGFGHAVRAASPVYETAPWGGVEQDDFLNAVLVVDDPGVDAWGWLRRGQELERAAGRVRDVRWGPRTLDVDVVTVDGPDGPVLSDHPDLLLPHPGTPERATVLRPWLDVDPEAVLPGHGPVAALLAALGPGAEDGMRRRDDLTLMAAR, from the coding sequence GTGACGCGCGCCGTGCTCTCCCTCGGCTCGAACCTCGGCGACCGGTTCGCACACCTGCGCTCGGCCGTCACGGGCTTCGGCCACGCGGTGCGGGCGGCGTCGCCGGTGTACGAGACCGCGCCGTGGGGCGGGGTCGAGCAGGACGACTTCCTCAACGCCGTGCTCGTCGTCGACGACCCGGGCGTCGACGCGTGGGGCTGGCTGCGCCGTGGCCAGGAGCTCGAGCGCGCCGCGGGGCGGGTACGGGACGTGCGCTGGGGCCCGCGCACGCTGGACGTGGACGTGGTCACCGTCGACGGTCCGGACGGTCCGGTGCTGAGCGACCACCCGGACCTGCTGCTCCCGCACCCCGGCACGCCGGAGCGGGCCACCGTGCTGCGCCCCTGGCTCGACGTCGACCCCGAGGCGGTGCTGCCCGGCCACGGACCGGTGGCGGCCCTGCTCGCGGCGCTCGGACCGGGGGCCGAGGACGGGATGCGCCGCCGCGACGACCTCACCCTGATGGCGGCCCGGTGA
- a CDS encoding DUF3180 domain-containing protein, whose product MTPTRPRDLFAVALVTAVVVGILVRLTYGSLPEFPLFAGATLGVLGIAEAIGGNMLRARIRRRPGTQPVQPLVAARAVLLAKASSLAGAIMTGAWGGLLAHVLPLAGEVTAAGSDSLAGVVGIVCALGLVGGALWLEHCCRTPDDPGDEPNGHSPTG is encoded by the coding sequence GTGACCCCGACGCGGCCGCGGGACCTGTTCGCCGTCGCCCTCGTCACCGCGGTGGTCGTGGGCATCCTCGTCCGGCTGACCTACGGCTCGCTTCCGGAGTTTCCGCTCTTCGCGGGGGCAACGCTCGGCGTGCTGGGCATCGCGGAGGCGATCGGGGGCAACATGCTGCGCGCCCGCATCCGTCGCCGGCCCGGCACGCAGCCGGTGCAACCGCTGGTCGCGGCCCGCGCCGTGCTGTTGGCGAAGGCGTCCTCGCTCGCCGGCGCGATCATGACCGGCGCGTGGGGCGGGCTGCTCGCGCACGTCCTGCCGCTCGCCGGTGAGGTCACGGCCGCGGGCAGCGACTCCCTCGCCGGCGTGGTGGGCATCGTCTGCGCGCTCGGGCTGGTGGGCGGGGCGCTGTGGCTCGAACACTGCTGCCGCACGCCGGACGACCCGGGCGACGAGCCGAACGGCCACTCGCCGACGGGCTGA
- a CDS encoding PrsW family intramembrane metalloprotease, giving the protein MTQATRVIPMPTPGRQRRGVLAPVLGLVALGFCGLVVLGLLSNSVGATGVVVGALCALVPVGPVVATFLWIDRWEPEPPRTLLVAFGWGACFAALTALLINSSASMVVDQVLGRDQADFFGAVAVAPVVEEAVKGAFLVGMLSFRRREFDGVVDGIVYAGLVAAGFAFTENILYLGRAFTEDAGVGQIGSVLGVLVLRGVLSPFAHPLFTAMIGIGAGIASRSASAGRKVAAVAIGYVVAVALHSLWNTSASVLDGGLFLAVYGFVMVPLFVALVIVVVWQRRREQRIVAAQLPGFAAAGWIVPSEVPLLSSLAGRQGWRAAVRRRSGRRVAKAVAEYQAAVTELAFLRDRMARGTMGPLGPMWHAEAVEAVRQARARAVGHPEALTVAIRHHRPPGWAPPPPGPPPAPPRAHQAAAPPYHPGHPPRRSYPPPPPQGPWRR; this is encoded by the coding sequence ATGACCCAGGCGACGCGCGTCATCCCGATGCCCACCCCGGGCAGGCAGCGCCGCGGGGTGCTCGCGCCGGTCCTCGGGTTGGTCGCGCTCGGGTTCTGCGGCCTCGTCGTGCTCGGGCTGCTGAGCAACAGCGTGGGCGCCACGGGAGTGGTGGTCGGGGCCCTGTGCGCGCTGGTACCGGTCGGGCCCGTGGTGGCCACTTTCCTGTGGATCGACCGCTGGGAGCCCGAGCCGCCGCGCACGCTGCTCGTCGCGTTCGGTTGGGGCGCCTGCTTCGCCGCGCTGACCGCCCTGCTGATCAACAGCAGCGCGAGCATGGTCGTCGACCAGGTGCTGGGCCGTGACCAGGCCGACTTCTTCGGGGCCGTGGCGGTGGCGCCGGTCGTCGAGGAGGCCGTGAAGGGTGCGTTCCTCGTCGGGATGCTGTCCTTCCGGCGCCGGGAGTTCGACGGCGTGGTCGACGGGATCGTCTACGCCGGGCTGGTGGCCGCAGGGTTCGCGTTCACCGAGAACATCCTCTACCTCGGCCGGGCGTTCACCGAGGACGCGGGAGTCGGCCAGATCGGCAGCGTGCTCGGCGTCCTGGTGCTGCGAGGGGTGCTCTCGCCCTTCGCCCACCCCCTGTTCACCGCCATGATCGGGATCGGGGCCGGGATCGCGTCGCGCAGCGCGTCCGCGGGCCGGAAGGTCGCGGCGGTCGCGATCGGCTACGTGGTGGCGGTCGCGCTGCACTCGCTGTGGAACACGTCCGCCTCGGTGCTCGACGGGGGTCTCTTCCTCGCGGTCTACGGCTTCGTCATGGTGCCGCTGTTCGTCGCGCTGGTGATCGTCGTGGTCTGGCAGCGTCGCCGCGAGCAGCGCATCGTGGCCGCGCAGCTGCCCGGCTTCGCCGCCGCCGGATGGATCGTGCCGAGCGAGGTGCCGCTCCTGTCGAGCCTGGCCGGCCGGCAGGGGTGGCGGGCGGCCGTGCGCCGGCGGTCCGGGCGCCGGGTCGCGAAGGCCGTGGCGGAGTACCAGGCCGCGGTCACGGAGCTGGCGTTCCTCCGCGACCGGATGGCTCGCGGCACCATGGGCCCGCTCGGACCGATGTGGCACGCAGAGGCCGTCGAGGCGGTGCGCCAGGCCCGCGCGCGTGCCGTGGGGCACCCGGAGGCGCTCACCGTCGCGATCCGCCACCACCGCCCGCCCGGCTGGGCGCCGCCGCCCCCCGGCCCACCTCCCGCCCCACCGCGGGCCCACCAGGCGGCGGCACCGCCGTACCACCCCGGCCACCCGCCGCGCCGGAGCTACCCACCGCCCCCGCCGCAGGGGCCCTGGCGCCGCTGA
- a CDS encoding Rossmann-like and DUF2520 domain-containing protein, translating into MSAGRPARLAVGVVSAGRVGAVVGASWADAGHRVVATSGVSRESVKRAAALLPDVPLRPPDAVVAGVDLALLAVPDDVLPGLVRGLAAAGSFRAGQIVVHTSGAHGVSVLAPAAEYGVLPLALHPVMTFTGRTEDVARLAACSVGVTAAAGDEAAWSVGEALVVEMGAEPVRVPEEVRPLYHAALAHGANHLVTLVRDCVETLERAGIGSAERLVAPLLSAALDNALRHGDRALTGPVARGDVGTVRIHLRELDAADPDLAETYRVLAGRTAHRAVDAGLLPDHAAHDVLEILQEKP; encoded by the coding sequence ATGAGCGCTGGCAGGCCTGCGCGGCTTGCGGTCGGCGTCGTGTCGGCCGGGCGCGTCGGTGCCGTCGTGGGGGCGTCCTGGGCGGACGCTGGGCATCGGGTCGTGGCCACCTCGGGGGTGTCGCGGGAGTCGGTGAAGCGTGCCGCCGCGCTCCTCCCGGACGTCCCACTGCGCCCGCCGGACGCCGTCGTCGCCGGTGTCGACCTGGCCCTGCTCGCCGTCCCCGACGACGTCCTCCCCGGCCTCGTGCGCGGCCTCGCCGCCGCGGGCAGCTTTCGGGCAGGCCAGATCGTGGTCCACACCTCGGGTGCGCACGGGGTGTCGGTGCTCGCCCCCGCCGCCGAGTACGGCGTGCTGCCGCTGGCGCTGCACCCGGTGATGACGTTCACCGGCCGCACCGAGGACGTCGCCCGGCTCGCCGCCTGCAGCGTCGGCGTCACGGCCGCGGCGGGCGACGAGGCGGCGTGGAGCGTGGGCGAGGCGCTGGTCGTCGAGATGGGCGCCGAGCCGGTGCGCGTCCCCGAGGAGGTGCGCCCGCTGTACCACGCGGCGCTGGCGCACGGCGCCAACCACCTGGTCACGCTCGTGCGTGACTGCGTCGAGACGCTGGAACGAGCCGGCATCGGCTCCGCCGAACGGCTCGTCGCGCCGTTGCTCTCCGCTGCGCTGGACAACGCGCTGCGCCACGGCGACCGAGCGCTGACCGGCCCGGTGGCCCGCGGCGACGTCGGGACGGTGCGCATCCACCTGCGCGAGCTCGACGCCGCCGACCCGGACCTCGCCGAGACCTATCGCGTGCTCGCCGGCCGCACCGCGCACCGCGCCGTCGACGCCGGGCTGCTGCCCGATCACGCCGCCCACGACGTGCTCGAGATCCTCCAGGAGAAACCATGA
- the panC gene encoding pantoate--beta-alanine ligase has translation MTRQMAASSVGGGARTLGGYARGALTVHRSPSEIAPVTRALRAAGRKIALVPTMGALHDGHRELIRHARRAPGAVVPVVSIFVNPLQFGPGEDLERYPRPLEADLEACREEGAELVFLPGVPDMYPEGADTTVVPGPLGERLEGAVRPGHFAGVLTVVAKLFHVVGPDLAFFGEKDYQQLVLVKKMVRDLDFPLSVVGVPTVREPDGLALSSRNAYLSAEDRRRAPVLQRALAAGAAVSARGPQAVLDTARAVLAEEPAVAVDYLELTDPDLGPDPQVGRARLLVAARLGGTRLIDNVPVQL, from the coding sequence ATGACTCGGCAGATGGCCGCCTCGTCCGTCGGCGGCGGGGCACGCACCCTGGGTGGCTACGCCCGCGGCGCACTGACCGTGCACCGCTCGCCGAGCGAGATCGCCCCGGTCACGCGGGCGCTGCGGGCCGCGGGCCGCAAGATCGCGCTCGTGCCGACGATGGGTGCCCTCCACGACGGCCACCGCGAGCTGATCCGGCACGCCCGCCGGGCCCCGGGCGCGGTGGTGCCGGTCGTGTCGATCTTCGTCAACCCGCTGCAGTTCGGGCCGGGGGAGGACCTGGAGCGCTACCCGCGGCCCCTCGAAGCCGATCTGGAGGCGTGCCGGGAGGAGGGTGCGGAGCTGGTGTTCCTGCCCGGCGTGCCGGACATGTACCCCGAAGGTGCCGACACCACCGTCGTGCCGGGACCGCTGGGCGAGCGGCTCGAGGGTGCGGTGCGGCCGGGGCACTTCGCCGGGGTGCTCACGGTCGTGGCGAAGCTGTTCCACGTCGTGGGGCCCGACCTCGCCTTCTTCGGCGAGAAGGACTACCAGCAGCTCGTCCTCGTCAAGAAGATGGTGCGGGACCTGGACTTCCCGCTCTCGGTGGTCGGTGTGCCGACCGTGCGGGAGCCGGACGGGCTCGCGCTCTCCTCCCGCAACGCATACCTGTCGGCCGAGGACCGGCGCCGCGCGCCCGTGCTGCAACGGGCCCTCGCCGCCGGTGCGGCCGTGTCGGCGCGCGGGCCGCAGGCCGTGCTGGACACCGCGCGGGCCGTGCTCGCCGAGGAACCCGCGGTGGCGGTCGACTACCTGGAGCTCACCGACCCGGACCTCGGTCCGGACCCGCAGGTCGGCCGCGCGCGGCTGCTCGTCGCCGCGCGCCTCGGTGGCACCCGCCTGATCGACAACGTCCCGGTCCAGCTGTAG
- a CDS encoding type III pantothenate kinase — protein sequence MLLCVDVGNTQIALGLYADEPGSADEVDPPLVRDWRMRTDPRMTADELDVAFAGLLGPYAGQVTGIAALSTVPTLLRELRLLIDRRDVPAVVVGPGVRTGVPLLVDNPREVGADRVMNTLAAHRLYSTACVVVDFGTSTNIDVVSAKGEFLGGALAPGIEISMEALATRAAALRTVELVRPRSVIGKNTVECLQSGVLFGFAGQVDGLVRRIVAELGPKAGPVTVLGTGGLAPLMMGESETITEFVPDLTLLGLRLTYQRNAAATASRTVTPAAG from the coding sequence GTGCTGCTCTGCGTGGATGTCGGGAACACCCAGATCGCGCTCGGCCTCTACGCGGACGAGCCCGGCTCCGCCGACGAGGTGGACCCGCCGCTGGTGCGCGACTGGCGGATGCGCACCGACCCGCGCATGACAGCCGACGAGCTGGACGTCGCGTTCGCCGGCCTGCTCGGGCCGTACGCCGGGCAGGTCACCGGGATCGCGGCGCTCTCGACCGTGCCCACCCTGCTGCGCGAGCTGCGGCTGCTCATCGACCGCCGGGACGTGCCGGCCGTCGTCGTCGGGCCCGGCGTCCGGACCGGGGTGCCGCTGCTCGTGGACAACCCGCGGGAGGTGGGCGCCGACCGCGTGATGAACACCCTCGCCGCGCACCGGCTCTACAGCACCGCGTGCGTCGTGGTCGACTTCGGGACGTCCACCAACATCGACGTCGTCTCCGCGAAGGGCGAGTTCCTCGGCGGAGCGCTCGCGCCGGGGATCGAGATCTCGATGGAGGCGCTGGCGACCCGCGCCGCGGCGCTGCGCACCGTCGAGCTGGTGCGGCCGCGCTCGGTGATCGGCAAGAACACGGTGGAGTGCTTGCAGTCCGGTGTGCTCTTCGGCTTCGCCGGGCAGGTGGACGGGCTGGTGCGGCGCATCGTCGCCGAGCTCGGCCCGAAAGCGGGCCCGGTGACCGTCCTCGGCACCGGCGGGCTCGCGCCGCTCATGATGGGCGAGTCGGAGACGATCACCGAGTTCGTGCCGGACCTGACGCTGCTCGGCCTGCGCCTGACGTACCAGCGCAACGCCGCTGCCACCGCGAGCCGAACGGTCACCCCGGCAGCCGGCTGA
- a CDS encoding alkaline ceramidase translates to MRAGVAVRDVTPPLGVAMSGFVARTSPATGVHDPLLVHALVVGDTALLTVDVVGLHEDDCARIRQRCALPADHVVVHATHTHGGPASMRGRLGGPVDEAWLERLISTCVEAVDAALAGAEPVEVRAGYGSDPGVARNRRRPGGPVDRTLPVVHLRRPDGSLLAGVVSYACHPVVLGADNTLLTADYPGVVRRVLAERLGGPVLFVTGCAGDANTGHTAAASISTAPAAERTFAECERVGGLVAAAALAATPSPGSAHVAAVRREVLLDLGVPDIAPGDVAAWEADSVRADPARAELLRCWAGWGRRQLAAPAARAAPWAGSVTALRWGPAVIVALPGEPFAAAAHEIRAHAGPGDTVLVAGYSDGCPGYLPPAEEYAHGGYEVEEANRYYGLAGPFAEGGSERLVAAAVPLLSRLPG, encoded by the coding sequence ATGAGGGCAGGCGTCGCGGTCCGGGACGTGACGCCCCCGCTCGGCGTGGCCATGTCGGGTTTCGTCGCCCGCACCTCGCCTGCGACCGGGGTGCACGACCCGCTGCTGGTGCACGCGCTGGTGGTGGGGGACACGGCGCTGCTCACGGTCGACGTCGTCGGGCTGCACGAGGACGACTGCGCGCGGATCCGGCAGCGGTGCGCCCTGCCCGCCGACCACGTCGTGGTGCACGCGACCCACACGCACGGCGGCCCGGCGAGCATGCGCGGACGGCTCGGCGGACCGGTCGACGAGGCCTGGCTGGAGCGGCTGATCAGCACGTGCGTCGAGGCCGTGGACGCCGCGCTCGCGGGGGCCGAGCCGGTCGAGGTGCGCGCGGGGTACGGGTCGGATCCCGGCGTGGCGCGCAACCGGCGAAGGCCCGGCGGACCGGTCGACCGCACGCTCCCGGTGGTGCACCTGCGCCGACCGGATGGCTCGCTGCTGGCCGGAGTCGTCTCCTACGCCTGCCACCCGGTGGTGCTCGGCGCGGACAACACGCTGCTCACCGCCGACTACCCCGGTGTCGTCCGCCGGGTGCTCGCCGAACGGCTCGGCGGGCCGGTCCTGTTCGTGACCGGCTGCGCAGGCGACGCCAACACCGGGCACACCGCGGCCGCGTCGATCTCCACCGCCCCGGCGGCCGAGCGCACGTTCGCCGAGTGCGAGCGGGTGGGCGGCCTGGTCGCCGCGGCCGCGCTGGCCGCCACCCCGTCCCCCGGCTCGGCACACGTCGCGGCCGTGCGCCGGGAGGTGCTGCTCGACCTCGGCGTACCCGACATCGCCCCCGGCGACGTCGCGGCGTGGGAGGCGGACTCGGTGCGGGCCGACCCGGCCCGGGCCGAGCTGCTGCGCTGCTGGGCGGGCTGGGGCCGCCGGCAGCTCGCCGCGCCGGCCGCTCGCGCCGCGCCATGGGCCGGCTCGGTGACCGCGTTGCGGTGGGGCCCCGCGGTGATCGTCGCGCTGCCCGGGGAACCGTTCGCGGCCGCCGCCCACGAGATCCGCGCACACGCGGGCCCCGGCGACACCGTGCTCGTGGCCGGCTACTCCGACGGCTGCCCCGGCTACCTGCCGCCCGCCGAGGAGTACGCCCACGGCGGCTACGAGGTGGAGGAGGCCAACCGCTACTACGGCCTTGCCGGCCCGTTCGCCGAAGGCGGGTCGGAGCGGCTTGTCGCGGCCGCCGTACCGCTGCTCAGCCGGCTGCCGGGGTGA
- a CDS encoding N-acetylglucosamine-6-phosphate deacetylase, giving the protein MGTLKVRGRDPASGRLLEVSTDGAVIAHVRYVDGAEDAPFLLPGLVDLQVNGYGGHDVNGPDVTADEVIALVRALAPAGTTTLVPTVITAAEADIVRSLRAVAEARARDGATRRAVPFVHVEGPHISAEDGPRGAHPAGHVRAPDPAEFDRWQRACDGLVGIVTLSPHHPEAVAYTEYLTRAGVVVAIGHTHASPEEVRAVTDAGARMSTHLGNGAHAVLARHPNHLWAQLADDRLTAGFIADGHHLPADTLTAMLRAKGLERSFLVSDSVALAGMPPGEYSSPIGGSVELSGDGRLSVAGTPYLAGAARSLADGLAQAVRMTGIALGDAVRLVTANPGRFVGRRGLLAPGAQADLVLMDPELRVQRVVAAGSEIVG; this is encoded by the coding sequence ATGGGCACTCTGAAGGTCCGCGGGCGGGACCCGGCGAGCGGGCGTCTCCTGGAGGTCTCCACCGACGGCGCGGTGATCGCGCACGTCCGGTACGTCGACGGCGCCGAGGACGCCCCGTTCCTGCTCCCCGGGCTGGTCGACCTGCAGGTCAACGGCTACGGCGGCCACGACGTCAACGGGCCGGACGTCACGGCGGACGAGGTGATCGCGCTCGTCCGCGCGCTGGCACCGGCGGGGACCACCACGCTCGTGCCGACCGTCATCACGGCGGCGGAGGCGGACATCGTGCGCTCGCTGCGGGCGGTCGCCGAGGCCAGGGCGCGCGACGGGGCCACGCGGCGGGCCGTCCCGTTCGTGCACGTGGAGGGCCCGCACATCTCCGCCGAGGACGGGCCGCGGGGCGCGCACCCGGCCGGGCACGTCAGAGCACCCGACCCGGCGGAGTTCGACCGCTGGCAGCGGGCCTGCGACGGTCTGGTCGGCATCGTCACGCTCTCGCCGCACCACCCGGAGGCGGTCGCCTACACCGAATACCTGACGCGGGCCGGCGTGGTCGTCGCGATCGGCCACACGCACGCCTCCCCGGAGGAGGTGCGGGCAGTCACCGACGCAGGCGCGCGGATGTCGACCCACCTCGGCAACGGAGCGCACGCCGTGCTCGCCCGGCACCCGAACCACCTGTGGGCCCAGCTCGCGGACGACCGGCTGACGGCCGGGTTCATCGCGGACGGGCACCACCTGCCCGCCGACACGCTCACCGCCATGCTCCGCGCGAAGGGCCTCGAACGCTCGTTCCTGGTGTCCGACTCGGTCGCGCTGGCCGGGATGCCGCCCGGCGAGTACTCCAGCCCGATCGGCGGGTCGGTCGAGCTCTCCGGCGACGGCAGGCTCTCGGTGGCAGGCACGCCCTACCTCGCGGGCGCGGCCCGGTCGCTCGCCGACGGCCTCGCGCAGGCCGTCCGCATGACCGGGATCGCGCTGGGTGACGCGGTGCGGCTCGTCACCGCGAACCCGGGGCGGTTCGTCGGCCGGCGCGGCCTGCTTGCGCCGGGTGCTCAGGCGGACCTGGTGCTCATGGACCCCGAACTCCGGGTCCAGCGCGTGGTCGCCGCGGGTTCGGAGATCGTGGGATGA
- a CDS encoding sugar isomerase domain-containing protein, translating to MSTGDATFRGYLDTVHGYLERILAEESGAIRAAAELLADQIAADRLVHVFGPGGHSNLAAQEVFFRAGGLMHISAILDEGTLLSNGALRSMAIERTPGYGRVVISDRGLGEGDLLVLVNAYGINAALIDAALTARERGARLIGISSREHAENTSPDHPARHPSKANLHDLVDVAIDSKVPIGDAVMHVPGSAEPVAAVSTFTNAYVLNCLTLATVEALAARGIEPPVWRSGNAPGGDEANGRFLERFRGRVRSL from the coding sequence ATGAGCACAGGTGACGCGACGTTCCGCGGCTACCTCGACACCGTCCACGGTTACCTGGAACGGATCCTCGCCGAGGAGTCCGGCGCGATCCGTGCCGCCGCGGAGCTGCTGGCCGACCAGATCGCGGCCGACCGGCTCGTCCACGTGTTCGGCCCCGGTGGGCACTCCAACCTCGCCGCGCAGGAGGTGTTCTTCCGCGCGGGCGGGCTCATGCACATCTCGGCGATCCTCGACGAGGGCACCCTGCTGTCGAACGGCGCGCTGCGTTCGATGGCGATCGAGCGCACGCCCGGCTACGGGCGGGTCGTGATCTCCGACCGCGGGCTCGGCGAGGGCGACCTGCTGGTGCTCGTCAACGCCTACGGGATCAACGCCGCGCTGATCGACGCCGCGCTCACCGCCCGGGAGCGCGGCGCGCGGCTGATCGGCATCAGCTCCCGCGAGCACGCCGAGAACACCTCGCCCGACCACCCGGCGCGGCACCCGTCGAAGGCGAACCTGCACGACCTCGTGGACGTGGCCATCGACAGCAAGGTGCCGATCGGCGACGCCGTGATGCACGTGCCCGGCTCGGCCGAACCCGTCGCCGCGGTCTCGACGTTCACGAACGCCTACGTGCTCAACTGCCTCACGCTCGCCACCGTCGAGGCGCTCGCCGCGCGCGGGATCGAGCCGCCGGTGTGGCGCAGCGGCAACGCGCCGGGCGGCGACGAGGCGAACGGCCGGTTCCTCGAGCGCTTCCGCGGGCGGGTGCGCTCCCTCTGA
- a CDS encoding 6-phosphogluconolactonase gives MRNEVPGMPRVRSFPDRAAMGAAAAADVAAELRARLAEQDAVRMIFAAAPSQSDLLDHLVSAPGIDWTRVTAFHMDEYLGLAPDDPARFANWLDRAIFTRVPFGQVHRIDPDAGVATYGKLLAEAPVDVVCLGIGQNGHLAFNDPPVADLDDPEDVKVVELDRTCRRQQVDDGAFPSFEDVPTHAVTLTIPRLLDARRLFCVVPGASKRHAVDRALHAPISAADPATALRTHPDVTLYLDRESSPAEDIQ, from the coding sequence GTGAGAAACGAAGTCCCGGGCATGCCGAGGGTGCGGTCCTTCCCGGACCGGGCGGCGATGGGCGCGGCGGCCGCCGCCGACGTCGCCGCGGAACTGCGGGCCCGCCTCGCCGAGCAGGACGCCGTACGGATGATCTTCGCGGCGGCGCCGAGCCAGAGCGACCTGCTCGACCACCTGGTCTCCGCACCGGGCATCGACTGGACCCGCGTGACGGCGTTCCACATGGACGAGTACCTCGGCCTGGCCCCGGATGACCCGGCGCGGTTCGCGAACTGGCTGGACCGCGCGATCTTCACCCGGGTCCCGTTCGGACAGGTGCACCGCATCGATCCGGACGCGGGGGTGGCCACGTACGGGAAGCTGCTGGCCGAGGCGCCCGTCGACGTCGTCTGCCTCGGGATCGGCCAGAACGGCCACCTGGCGTTCAACGACCCGCCGGTGGCCGACCTGGACGACCCCGAGGACGTCAAGGTCGTGGAGCTGGACCGCACCTGCCGGCGGCAGCAGGTCGACGACGGCGCCTTCCCGAGCTTCGAGGACGTGCCGACCCACGCGGTCACGCTCACGATCCCTCGGCTGCTGGACGCCCGCAGGCTGTTCTGCGTGGTCCCCGGGGCGTCGAAGCGGCACGCGGTCGACCGCGCGTTGCACGCCCCGATCTCCGCGGCCGACCCGGCGACGGCGCTGCGGACGCACCCCGACGTCACCCTCTACCTCGACCGTGAGAGTTCGCCCGCGGAGGACATCCAGTGA